Proteins encoded together in one Streptomyces sp. B1I3 window:
- a CDS encoding NAD(P)/FAD-dependent oxidoreductase, producing MNTHHEAARPAPHHVLILGAGYAGMAAAIQLSARVERQKDVHVTLVNAQERFTERLRLHMTATGQQLDELSIPELLDGTGTRFLRGWVTAVDADAKTVRIDDDRILHYDTLVYGLGSVADTTAVPGVEEYAYTLNGPQDAEAVAHRLARLGGGTVVVGGSGLTGVESAAETAERYPELDVVLLGRDEPGAHMNPKAGAYVRSALDRLTVQVRSGVDVVKVLPDSVELAGGESIAADLVLWTSGTRVSPLAAAAGLEVDERGRIVTDATLRSTSHPDVYAVGDAAAVRQGYGVMHGTCQSGMPTGVHAAVSVVRALRGKRPKPFRFGYYHTPVSLGRHDAVVQFTRPDDSPRRMYLTGRPAARYKEAVTASPWPTYGRMKKMPASGAFWPRGGRFTRIRAAR from the coding sequence ATGAACACACACCACGAGGCGGCCCGGCCGGCCCCCCACCACGTCCTGATCCTGGGCGCGGGGTACGCGGGCATGGCCGCGGCCATCCAGCTGTCGGCCCGGGTCGAGCGGCAGAAGGACGTGCACGTCACCCTGGTGAACGCCCAGGAGCGCTTCACCGAGCGGCTGCGGCTGCACATGACGGCGACCGGACAGCAGCTCGACGAGCTGAGCATCCCGGAGCTGCTCGACGGCACGGGCACGCGGTTCTTGCGCGGATGGGTGACGGCGGTGGACGCGGACGCGAAGACCGTGCGGATCGATGACGACCGCATCCTGCACTACGACACGCTCGTGTACGGGCTGGGCAGCGTGGCCGACACGACGGCGGTGCCGGGCGTCGAGGAGTACGCGTACACCCTGAACGGCCCGCAGGACGCCGAGGCGGTGGCCCACCGGCTGGCACGACTCGGCGGCGGCACGGTGGTCGTCGGCGGCAGCGGGCTGACCGGTGTCGAGTCGGCGGCGGAGACGGCCGAGAGGTATCCGGAACTGGACGTCGTGCTGCTGGGCCGTGACGAGCCCGGCGCACACATGAATCCGAAGGCCGGGGCGTACGTGCGATCCGCGCTGGACCGTCTGACCGTCCAGGTGCGCAGCGGGGTCGACGTGGTGAAGGTGCTGCCGGATTCGGTCGAGCTGGCGGGCGGGGAGAGCATCGCGGCCGACCTCGTCCTGTGGACCAGCGGCACGCGGGTGTCGCCGCTGGCTGCCGCAGCCGGCCTGGAGGTCGACGAGCGCGGCCGCATCGTCACTGACGCCACACTGCGGTCCACGTCGCACCCGGACGTGTACGCCGTGGGTGACGCGGCCGCCGTCCGCCAGGGGTACGGCGTCATGCACGGCACCTGCCAGAGCGGGATGCCGACCGGCGTGCACGCCGCGGTGTCGGTCGTCCGCGCCCTGCGGGGCAAGCGGCCCAAGCCCTTCCGCTTCGGCTACTACCACACGCCGGTGAGCCTCGGCCGGCATGACGCCGTGGTGCAGTTCACCCGCCCCGACGACAGCCCTCGGAGGATGTACCTGACAGGTCGTCCGGCCGCCAGGTACAAAGAGGCGGTGACCGCATCCCCCTGGCCGACCTACGGCCGCATGAAGAAGATGCCCGCGTCGGGCGCGTTCTGGCCCCGCGGCGGCCGCTTCACCCGGATCAGGGCTGCTCGATGA
- a CDS encoding PTS transporter subunit EIIC, producing MATEDKNRATAAAILPLVGGAANVSSIAHCMTRLRLGLHDRSLVDDEALKAVPAVLGVVEDDTYQIVLGPGTVARVTPEFEQLVEEGRASAPAPAAAPADELAAQGAAIKAQQKAKNATPFKLFLRKIANIFVPLIPALIGCGIIAGLNGLLVNLGWLTSVTPALAATASGFMALIAVFVGYNTAKEFGGTPVLGGAVAAIIVFPGVANVHAFGQTLSPGQGGVLGALGAAVLAVYVEKWCRRWVPEALDVLVTPTLTVLISGLVTIFGLMYVAGEVSTAIGTFADWLLSTGGAGAGFLLGGFFLPLVMLGLHQALIPIHTTLIEQQGFTVLLPILAMAGAGQVGAAAAVYLRLPRNESIRKTIRSALPAGLLGVGEPLIYGVSLPLGRPFITACVGGAFGGGFVGLFNQLGDSVGSTAIGPSGWALFPLLDGNHGLGSTIAIYAGGLLVGYIAGFVATYFFGFGKALLAEFNVSQEPAPSTVAASGKATPGGSPAKKPAGV from the coding sequence ATGGCTACTGAAGACAAGAACCGCGCCACCGCCGCCGCGATCCTGCCGCTTGTCGGTGGCGCCGCGAACGTCAGCTCGATCGCCCACTGCATGACCCGGCTCCGGCTGGGCCTGCACGACCGCTCCCTCGTCGACGACGAGGCCCTGAAGGCGGTCCCCGCCGTGCTGGGCGTGGTCGAGGACGACACCTACCAGATCGTCCTCGGCCCGGGCACCGTCGCCCGGGTCACCCCGGAGTTCGAGCAGCTGGTCGAGGAGGGCCGCGCGTCCGCGCCCGCCCCCGCGGCGGCCCCGGCAGACGAGCTGGCGGCCCAGGGTGCCGCGATCAAGGCGCAGCAGAAGGCGAAGAACGCCACCCCGTTCAAGCTGTTCCTGCGCAAGATCGCGAACATCTTCGTCCCGCTGATCCCGGCCCTGATCGGCTGCGGCATCATCGCCGGCCTCAACGGCCTCCTGGTGAACCTCGGTTGGCTGACGTCGGTCACGCCGGCCCTGGCGGCGACGGCGTCCGGCTTCATGGCACTGATCGCGGTCTTCGTCGGCTACAACACGGCGAAGGAGTTCGGCGGCACACCCGTCCTGGGCGGTGCGGTCGCGGCGATCATCGTCTTCCCCGGCGTGGCGAACGTCCACGCCTTCGGCCAGACCCTTTCCCCCGGCCAGGGCGGCGTCCTCGGCGCCCTGGGCGCGGCGGTCCTCGCGGTGTACGTCGAGAAGTGGTGCCGCCGCTGGGTGCCGGAGGCCCTGGACGTCCTGGTCACCCCGACCCTGACGGTCCTGATCTCCGGCCTCGTCACGATCTTCGGCCTGATGTACGTGGCCGGCGAGGTCTCGACGGCCATCGGCACGTTCGCCGACTGGCTGCTCTCCACGGGTGGGGCGGGCGCCGGCTTCCTGCTCGGCGGTTTCTTCCTGCCGCTGGTGATGCTGGGCCTGCACCAGGCTCTGATCCCGATCCACACGACCCTCATCGAGCAGCAGGGCTTCACCGTTCTGCTCCCGATCCTCGCCATGGCCGGCGCGGGACAGGTCGGCGCCGCCGCTGCGGTCTACCTGCGTCTTCCCCGCAACGAGTCGATCCGCAAGACCATCAGGTCCGCGCTGCCCGCCGGGCTGCTGGGCGTCGGCGAGCCCCTGATCTACGGCGTCTCGCTGCCTCTGGGCCGGCCGTTCATCACGGCCTGTGTGGGCGGGGCGTTCGGCGGTGGCTTCGTGGGCCTCTTCAACCAGCTGGGCGACTCGGTCGGTTCCACGGCGATCGGCCCGTCCGGCTGGGCCCTGTTCCCGCTCCTGGACGGCAACCACGGCTTGGGTTCCACGATCGCGATCTACGCGGGCGGCCTGCTCGTCGGCTACATCGCGGGCTTCGTCGCGACGTACTTCTTCGGCTTCGGCAAGGCCCTGCTCGCGGAGTTCAACGTCTCCCAGGAACCGGCCCCCTCGACAGTGGCGGCCTCCGGCAAGGCCACCCCGGGCGGCTCCCCGGCGAAGAAACCCGCCGGGGTCTGA
- a CDS encoding PRC-barrel domain-containing protein, whose amino-acid sequence MSDHLWGYQPTSGHTAGADLTGYTVEATDGSIGKVDKHSDDVGAAYLVVDTGVWIFGKEVLLPAGTVKGIDTEHKTIFVDLTKDQIKDSPEFDKHKHAGDPGYHAQVGSYYDSYRI is encoded by the coding sequence ATGAGCGACCACCTGTGGGGTTATCAGCCGACAAGCGGTCACACTGCGGGCGCCGACCTGACCGGTTACACGGTCGAGGCGACGGACGGGAGTATCGGAAAGGTCGACAAGCATTCCGACGATGTGGGCGCGGCCTATCTGGTCGTCGACACCGGGGTCTGGATCTTCGGTAAGGAAGTACTCCTGCCGGCCGGCACGGTCAAGGGCATCGACACGGAGCACAAGACGATCTTCGTCGACCTGACCAAGGACCAGATCAAGGACTCCCCGGAGTTCGACAAGCACAAGCATGCGGGCGACCCGGGCTATCACGCCCAGGTCGGCAGCTACTACGACAGCTACCGCATCTAG
- a CDS encoding hydrophobic protein, producing the protein MVPLLLVLLLALILFGAGFALKALWWIAVIVLVVWLIGFFVRPAASGGRRGRWYRW; encoded by the coding sequence ATGGTTCCCCTGCTTCTCGTTCTTCTGCTCGCCCTGATCCTTTTCGGTGCCGGATTTGCACTCAAGGCACTGTGGTGGATCGCAGTAATCGTTCTTGTGGTCTGGCTGATCGGATTCTTCGTCCGTCCGGCCGCGAGTGGTGGCCGCCGTGGCCGGTGGTACCGCTGGTAA
- a CDS encoding RNA polymerase sigma-70 factor produces the protein MTPSAPGPGQELFDRYRSLLFSVAYRILGTAADAEDTVQDAWIKWSAADRSQVADPKAYLARIVSNLAMDRLRSTRHKREVYVGPWLPEPVLTSADTADTVMGAESVSMAMLVVLETLSPLERAVFVLKEVFDFSHAEIAEAVERSEASVRQAAHRARAHVRARRPRFPADRSQQRDATERFFAAATGGDMNALMELLSPDVTLWTDGGGKVRQALRPVVGASTVAAWFAAIGTVTYQGVEPADMKAELVDVNGGPGLVFSGNGRVVATVTFDYDEAGLISAIHNVANPDKLRAVGTGTPHVLRTR, from the coding sequence ATGACCCCGTCGGCACCCGGCCCCGGCCAGGAACTGTTCGACCGGTACCGCAGCCTGCTGTTCTCGGTGGCCTACCGCATCCTCGGCACCGCGGCCGACGCCGAGGACACGGTGCAGGACGCCTGGATCAAATGGTCGGCCGCCGACCGTTCCCAGGTGGCGGACCCCAAGGCGTACCTGGCGCGGATCGTGTCGAACCTCGCGATGGACCGGCTGCGCTCCACCCGTCACAAGCGCGAGGTCTATGTGGGGCCGTGGCTTCCGGAACCCGTCCTGACGAGCGCCGACACCGCGGACACCGTCATGGGCGCCGAGTCGGTCTCGATGGCGATGCTGGTGGTGCTGGAGACGCTGAGCCCCCTCGAGCGCGCGGTGTTCGTGCTGAAGGAGGTCTTCGACTTCAGCCACGCCGAGATCGCGGAGGCGGTGGAGCGTTCCGAAGCCTCGGTGCGGCAGGCCGCGCACCGCGCCCGCGCACACGTGCGGGCACGGCGCCCGCGCTTCCCCGCCGACCGGTCACAGCAGCGCGACGCCACCGAGCGGTTCTTCGCCGCCGCGACAGGCGGGGACATGAACGCGCTGATGGAGCTGCTGTCGCCGGACGTCACCCTGTGGACCGACGGCGGGGGCAAGGTCCGCCAGGCCCTGCGCCCGGTCGTGGGCGCCTCCACGGTCGCCGCCTGGTTCGCCGCCATCGGGACCGTCACGTACCAGGGGGTCGAGCCCGCCGACATGAAGGCCGAACTCGTCGACGTCAACGGCGGGCCGGGCCTGGTCTTCAGCGGCAACGGCCGCGTGGTCGCCACGGTCACCTTCGACTACGACGAGGCGGGGCTCATCTCGGCCATCCACAACGTCGCCAACCCCGACAAGCTGCGGGCCGTCGGCACGGGCACACCGCACGTCCTGCGGACGCGGTGA
- the groL gene encoding chaperonin GroEL (60 kDa chaperone family; promotes refolding of misfolded polypeptides especially under stressful conditions; forms two stacked rings of heptamers to form a barrel-shaped 14mer; ends can be capped by GroES; misfolded proteins enter the barrel where they are refolded when GroES binds) has translation MAKIIAFDEEARRGLERGMNQLADAVKVTLGPKGRNVVLEKKWGAPTITNDGVSIAKEIELEDPYEKIGAELVKEVAKKTDDVAGDGTTTATVLAQALVREGLRNVAAGANPMALKRGIEKAVEAVSAALLEQAKDVETKEQIASTASISAADTEIGAKIAEAMDKVGKEGVITVEESQTFGLELELTEGMRFDKGYISAYFATDMERMETSFDDPYILIVNSKISNVKDLLPLLEKVMQSGKPLLIIAEDVEGEALSTLVVNKIRGTFKSVAVKAPGFGDRRKAMLGDIAILTGGTVISEEVGLKLENAGLDLLGTARKVVITKDETTIVDGGGESDQVQGRVKQIRAEIENSDSDYDREKLQERLAKLAGGVAVIKAGAATEVELKERKHRIEDAVRNAKAAVEEGIVAGGGVALLQASAVFEKLDLTGDEATGANAVKLALEAPLKQIAVNGGLEGGVIVEKVRNLPIGHGLNAATGEYVDMIAEGIIDPAKVTRSALQNAASIAALFLTTEAVIADKPEKASAAAPGGMPGGDMDF, from the coding sequence ATGGCCAAGATCATCGCGTTCGACGAGGAGGCACGGCGCGGTCTCGAGCGCGGGATGAACCAGCTCGCCGACGCCGTCAAGGTAACCCTCGGCCCGAAGGGCCGTAACGTCGTCCTCGAGAAGAAGTGGGGCGCGCCCACGATCACCAACGATGGTGTTTCCATCGCCAAGGAGATCGAGCTCGAGGACCCGTACGAGAAGATCGGTGCGGAGCTGGTCAAGGAGGTCGCCAAGAAGACGGACGACGTCGCCGGCGACGGTACGACCACCGCCACCGTTCTCGCCCAGGCGCTCGTCCGCGAGGGCCTGCGCAACGTCGCCGCGGGTGCCAACCCGATGGCTCTCAAGCGTGGCATCGAGAAGGCCGTCGAGGCCGTCTCCGCCGCTCTGCTGGAGCAGGCGAAGGACGTGGAGACCAAGGAGCAGATCGCTTCGACGGCCTCCATCTCCGCTGCTGACACCGAGATCGGCGCCAAGATCGCCGAGGCTATGGACAAGGTCGGCAAGGAAGGCGTCATCACCGTCGAGGAGTCCCAGACCTTCGGTCTGGAGCTCGAGCTCACGGAGGGTATGCGCTTCGACAAGGGCTACATCTCGGCGTACTTCGCCACCGACATGGAGCGTATGGAGACGTCGTTCGACGACCCGTACATCCTGATCGTCAACTCCAAGATCAGCAACGTGAAGGACCTCCTTCCGCTGCTCGAGAAGGTCATGCAGTCGGGCAAGCCCCTGCTGATCATCGCGGAGGACGTCGAGGGCGAGGCCCTGTCGACCCTGGTCGTCAACAAGATCCGTGGCACCTTCAAGTCCGTCGCCGTCAAGGCTCCGGGCTTCGGTGACCGCCGCAAGGCCATGCTCGGCGACATCGCCATCCTCACCGGTGGCACCGTCATCTCCGAGGAGGTCGGTCTCAAGCTGGAGAACGCCGGCCTGGACCTGCTCGGCACCGCCCGCAAGGTCGTCATCACCAAGGACGAGACGACGATCGTCGACGGCGGCGGCGAGAGCGACCAGGTTCAGGGTCGCGTCAAGCAGATCCGTGCCGAGATCGAGAACTCCGACTCGGACTACGACCGCGAGAAGCTGCAGGAGCGCCTCGCGAAGCTGGCCGGCGGCGTGGCCGTCATCAAGGCCGGCGCCGCCACCGAGGTGGAGCTCAAGGAGCGCAAGCACCGCATCGAGGACGCGGTGCGCAACGCCAAGGCCGCCGTCGAGGAGGGCATCGTCGCCGGTGGTGGCGTGGCTCTGCTCCAGGCCTCGGCCGTCTTCGAGAAGCTCGACCTGACCGGTGACGAGGCCACGGGCGCCAACGCCGTGAAGCTCGCGCTGGAGGCCCCGCTCAAGCAGATCGCCGTCAACGGTGGTCTCGAGGGTGGCGTCATCGTCGAGAAGGTGCGCAACCTGCCGATCGGTCACGGCCTCAACGCCGCGACCGGCGAGTACGTCGACATGATCGCCGAGGGCATCATCGACCCGGCGAAGGTCACGCGCTCCGCTCTGCAGAACGCCGCCTCCATCGCCGCGCTCTTCCTCACCACCGAGGCCGTCATCGCCGACAAGCCGGAGAAGGCCTCTGCGGCCGCTCCGGGCGGCATGCCGGGCGGTGACATGGACTTCTGA
- a CDS encoding glycoside hydrolase family 9 protein: protein MSAAVLLCAGALAVPGTALADDAEPGPEQIANGDFTAGAAPWWWTANTSAAVSDGRLCVDVPAGTANAWDVIVGQNEVPIVAGESYELSYTASSTVPLTVQTRVQEAVDPYTAVLATADPVGTEATHVTRTFTASVDQPAASVQLQIGGGERATVFCMDDVSLRGGAQPPVYVPDTGSPVRVNQVGYLPRGPKSGTVVTDADAPLTWTVKSADGSTAATGTTVPQGEDPSSRQRIHTFDFGDLTTVGDGYTVEVDGEVSEPFSIRGDLYDGLRSDALAYFYHNRSGIEIDADLVGEEYARPAGHIGVAPNKGDTDVPCQPGVCDYRLDVSGGWYDAGDHGKYVVNGGISVAQLMSTYERTLTAGNAESAELDDGALRVPERNNGVPDILDEARWEMDFLIKMQVPAGKPLAGMVHHKMHDAEWTGLPTKPHLDPQQRELHPPSTAATLNVAATAAQCARLYAPFDAAFADRCLRAAETAWNAAKQHPAVFADPNDGVGGGAYGDNNVSDEFYWAAAELFTTTGKDTYRQAVLSSGLHGDVDAVFPAGGGISWGATAGLGALTLATVPNALTPNQVAGVRSVVTAGADRYAAQSREQAYGLPYAPSGEDYVWGSNSQVLNNMVVLATAHDLTGDAAYQEAVLRGADYLLGRNPLNQSYVTGYGERNSHNQHHRFWAHQNDPSLPNPAPGSLAGGPNLTAIASGDPVAAQKLTGCAPAMCYIDDIGSWSTNEITINWNAPLAFIASYLDDAGEGGQAAVARTCRVAYNSHPWSGGSTVTVRVENTGSEAVSPWSLTWLLPGEQRLSHTWSAEFDQHGRTVSARPLSWNRTLAPGAAVDFGFTTSASGSSPDPSTFKLNGRACTSG, encoded by the coding sequence TTGTCGGCCGCCGTCCTTCTGTGCGCGGGCGCCCTGGCCGTGCCCGGCACGGCCCTGGCCGACGACGCCGAACCAGGGCCCGAGCAGATCGCCAACGGCGATTTCACCGCCGGTGCCGCGCCCTGGTGGTGGACGGCGAACACATCGGCCGCGGTGTCCGACGGCCGGCTGTGCGTCGACGTCCCCGCCGGCACCGCCAACGCCTGGGACGTCATCGTCGGGCAGAACGAGGTCCCGATCGTCGCTGGTGAGAGCTACGAGCTGTCCTACACCGCCAGTTCGACCGTTCCCCTGACCGTCCAGACGCGGGTCCAGGAGGCGGTCGACCCGTACACGGCGGTCCTCGCCACGGCGGACCCGGTGGGTACGGAGGCCACGCACGTCACCCGTACGTTCACGGCGTCGGTGGACCAGCCGGCCGCGTCGGTGCAGCTGCAGATCGGCGGCGGTGAGCGGGCGACGGTCTTCTGCATGGACGACGTGTCGCTGCGGGGCGGGGCCCAGCCCCCTGTCTACGTGCCGGACACCGGATCGCCGGTCCGCGTCAACCAGGTCGGCTACCTGCCCCGCGGTCCCAAGAGCGGCACCGTGGTCACCGATGCCGACGCGCCGCTGACCTGGACGGTCAAGTCCGCCGACGGTTCGACGGCCGCCACGGGTACGACCGTGCCGCAGGGCGAGGATCCCAGCTCACGTCAGCGGATCCACACCTTCGACTTCGGCGACCTCACCACGGTGGGCGACGGCTACACCGTGGAGGTCGACGGCGAGGTGAGTGAGCCGTTCTCGATCCGCGGCGACCTGTACGACGGGCTGCGCTCCGACGCGCTGGCGTACTTCTACCACAACCGCAGTGGTATCGAGATCGACGCGGACCTCGTCGGTGAGGAGTACGCGCGCCCGGCCGGGCACATCGGTGTCGCGCCCAACAAGGGCGACACGGACGTCCCCTGTCAGCCGGGGGTCTGCGACTACCGGCTGGACGTGTCGGGCGGCTGGTACGACGCGGGTGACCACGGCAAGTACGTGGTCAACGGCGGCATCTCGGTGGCGCAGTTGATGTCCACCTACGAGCGGACGCTGACCGCCGGGAACGCGGAGTCGGCCGAGCTGGACGACGGCGCGCTGCGGGTGCCCGAGCGGAACAACGGGGTGCCGGACATCCTGGACGAGGCGCGCTGGGAGATGGACTTCCTGATCAAGATGCAGGTCCCGGCCGGGAAGCCACTGGCGGGGATGGTCCACCACAAGATGCACGATGCCGAGTGGACCGGTCTGCCGACGAAGCCGCACCTCGACCCGCAGCAGCGTGAGTTGCACCCGCCGTCGACGGCCGCCACGCTCAACGTCGCCGCCACGGCGGCCCAGTGCGCCCGGCTCTACGCCCCCTTCGACGCGGCCTTCGCGGACCGCTGTCTGCGGGCCGCCGAGACCGCGTGGAACGCGGCGAAGCAGCACCCGGCCGTGTTCGCCGACCCGAACGACGGCGTGGGCGGCGGCGCGTACGGCGACAACAACGTCTCCGACGAGTTCTACTGGGCGGCCGCCGAGCTGTTCACGACGACGGGCAAGGACACCTACCGCCAGGCGGTGCTCTCCTCCGGCCTGCACGGTGACGTGGACGCCGTCTTCCCGGCGGGTGGCGGAATCTCCTGGGGCGCCACCGCCGGGCTCGGGGCGCTCACCCTGGCCACCGTGCCCAACGCACTGACGCCGAATCAGGTGGCCGGGGTCCGTTCCGTGGTGACCGCGGGCGCCGACCGGTATGCCGCGCAGTCCCGTGAGCAGGCGTACGGGCTGCCGTACGCGCCGAGCGGCGAGGACTACGTCTGGGGGTCCAACAGCCAGGTGCTCAACAACATGGTCGTCCTGGCCACGGCCCACGACCTGACCGGCGACGCCGCCTACCAGGAGGCCGTGCTGCGGGGCGCCGACTACCTGCTCGGCCGCAATCCCCTTAACCAGTCGTACGTCACCGGTTACGGCGAGCGGAACTCGCACAACCAGCACCACCGCTTCTGGGCGCACCAGAACGATCCCAGCCTGCCGAACCCGGCGCCCGGCTCGCTCGCGGGCGGACCCAACCTCACCGCGATCGCCTCCGGCGACCCGGTGGCGGCCCAGAAGCTGACCGGCTGCGCCCCCGCCATGTGCTACATCGACGACATCGGCTCCTGGTCGACCAACGAGATCACCATCAACTGGAACGCGCCGCTGGCCTTCATCGCCTCCTACCTGGACGACGCGGGCGAGGGCGGGCAGGCGGCCGTGGCCCGGACCTGCCGGGTCGCGTACAACTCGCACCCGTGGAGCGGCGGCTCGACGGTGACGGTACGGGTCGAGAACACCGGCTCCGAAGCGGTGTCGCCGTGGTCGCTGACCTGGCTGCTGCCCGGTGAGCAGCGGCTGAGCCACACCTGGAGCGCGGAGTTCGACCAGCACGGCCGCACGGTCAGCGCCAGGCCGCTGTCGTGGAACCGCACCCTGGCACCGGGCGCCGCGGTCGACTTCGGCTTCACCACCTCGGCCTCGGGTTCGTCACCGGACCCGAGCACGTTCAAGCTGAACGGCAGGGCCTGCACCTCCGGCTGA
- the murQ gene encoding N-acetylmuramic acid 6-phosphate etherase: MTSTTDPSTDAAATDGYGELRAQLATLTTEAFRPELAEIDQLPTREIAQIMNGEDSTVPTAVAEKLPEIAAAIDATAERMARGGRLIYAGAGTAGRLGVLDASECPPTFNTDPSEVVGLIAGGPSAMVKAVEGAEDSKELAAADLDELGLTADDTVVGISASGRTPYAIGAVEHARAKGALTLGLSCNAGSALAAAAEHGLEIVVGPELLTGSTRLKAGTAQKLVLNMLSTITMIRLGKTYGNLMVDVRASNEKLRARSRRIVSLATGAGDQEIEDALAATDGEVKNAILTILGGVDGPTAATLLADSHGHLRAALAAVRTT, translated from the coding sequence ATGACCTCCACCACCGACCCCAGCACCGACGCCGCCGCGACCGACGGTTACGGCGAGCTGCGCGCCCAGCTCGCCACCCTCACCACCGAGGCGTTCCGCCCGGAGCTCGCCGAGATCGACCAGCTGCCGACGCGGGAGATAGCGCAGATCATGAACGGCGAGGACAGCACCGTCCCCACCGCCGTCGCCGAGAAGCTGCCGGAGATCGCCGCCGCGATCGACGCCACCGCCGAGCGCATGGCGCGCGGCGGCCGGCTGATCTACGCGGGCGCCGGCACCGCCGGCCGCCTCGGTGTCCTCGACGCCAGCGAGTGCCCGCCCACCTTCAACACCGACCCGTCCGAGGTCGTCGGCCTGATCGCGGGCGGCCCCTCCGCCATGGTCAAGGCCGTGGAGGGTGCGGAGGACAGCAAGGAGCTGGCCGCCGCCGATCTGGACGAGCTGGGTCTCACGGCGGACGACACCGTGGTCGGCATCTCCGCCTCCGGCCGCACGCCGTACGCCATCGGGGCCGTGGAGCACGCCCGCGCCAAGGGTGCGCTCACCCTCGGCCTCTCGTGCAACGCCGGCTCCGCGCTCGCCGCGGCGGCCGAACACGGCCTGGAGATCGTCGTCGGCCCTGAGCTGCTCACCGGCTCCACCCGCCTCAAGGCGGGTACGGCGCAGAAGCTCGTCCTCAACATGCTGTCGACGATCACGATGATTCGCCTCGGCAAGACGTACGGAAATCTGATGGTCGACGTGCGCGCTTCCAACGAGAAGCTGCGCGCCCGCTCCCGCCGGATCGTCTCCCTGGCCACCGGCGCCGGTGACCAGGAGATCGAGGACGCGCTCGCCGCCACCGACGGCGAGGTGAAGAACGCCATCCTCACCATCCTGGGCGGGGTCGACGGCCCCACCGCCGCCACGCTCCTGGCCGATTCGCACGGTCACCTCCGCGCCGCCCTGGCGGCCGTCCGCACCACCTGA
- a CDS encoding MurR/RpiR family transcriptional regulator codes for MTNDVKESFSAGSPPAPAALAAKVRTLAPSMTRSMQRVAEAVAGDPAGCAALTVTGLAELTGTSEATVVRTARLLGYPGYRDLRLALAGLAAHQQSGRAPAVTADIAVDDPIADVVTKLAYDEQQTLADTAAGLDTVQLGAAVAAAATARRIDIYGVGASSLVGQDLAQKLLRIGLIAHAHTDPHLAVTNAVQLRSGDVAIAITHSGSTGDAIEPLRVAFDRGATTIAITGRPDGPVSQYADHILTTSTARESELRPAAMSSRTSQLLVVDCLFIGIAQRTYETAAPALAASYEALAHRHTPRSR; via the coding sequence GTGACCAATGACGTGAAGGAAAGTTTCAGCGCCGGTTCCCCGCCCGCGCCCGCCGCTCTCGCGGCCAAGGTGCGGACCCTGGCCCCGTCCATGACCCGCTCCATGCAGCGCGTCGCCGAAGCCGTCGCCGGGGACCCCGCGGGGTGCGCCGCCCTCACCGTCACGGGTCTCGCCGAGCTCACCGGCACCAGCGAAGCGACCGTGGTCCGCACGGCCCGCCTCCTCGGCTACCCCGGCTACCGGGACCTGCGCCTGGCCCTCGCCGGGCTCGCCGCCCACCAGCAGTCGGGGAGGGCGCCGGCCGTCACCGCGGACATCGCGGTCGACGACCCGATCGCCGACGTCGTCACCAAGCTCGCCTACGACGAGCAGCAGACCCTCGCCGACACCGCCGCCGGTCTCGACACGGTCCAGCTGGGGGCCGCCGTCGCCGCCGCCGCGACCGCCCGCCGCATCGACATCTACGGCGTCGGCGCCTCCTCCCTCGTCGGCCAGGACCTGGCGCAGAAGCTGCTCCGCATCGGCCTCATCGCCCATGCCCACACGGACCCGCACCTCGCCGTGACCAACGCGGTGCAGCTCCGCTCCGGAGACGTGGCCATCGCGATCACGCACTCCGGTTCCACGGGTGACGCCATAGAGCCGCTCAGGGTCGCCTTCGACCGCGGGGCGACCACGATCGCGATCACCGGCCGGCCGGACGGGCCGGTCTCGCAGTACGCCGACCACATCCTGACCACCTCGACCGCCCGCGAGAGCGAGCTGCGTCCCGCGGCCATGTCGAGCCGCACGAGCCAGCTGCTCGTCGTCGACTGCCTCTTCATAGGCATCGCTCAGCGCACGTACGAAACGGCCGCACCGGCACTGGCCGCCTCCTACGAGGCGCTCGCCCACCGCCACACCCCCCGCAGCCGCTGA